A genomic window from Terriglobia bacterium includes:
- a CDS encoding phage tail protein has product MARASQFDPYRTYKFRVRFGDTTVAGITKVSALTRTVTPNELKEAGDLLSPRNNPGGVRYEDVTLEKGLSMNNSFEEWANAVVQLQSDPGSVSGFKRTIFIDVFDLKGNPTDRQSQPIASYKLNRCWITKYTALPELDASSGGVGIQSVTLRHEGWERVI; this is encoded by the coding sequence ATGGCGCGCGCGTCACAATTCGATCCCTATCGCACATACAAGTTTCGCGTGCGGTTCGGAGACACCACGGTAGCGGGCATCACCAAAGTATCGGCGCTTACCCGCACCGTGACCCCCAACGAGTTGAAAGAGGCGGGCGACCTGTTGTCGCCGCGCAACAACCCGGGCGGAGTCCGATATGAAGACGTCACGCTGGAAAAGGGCCTGAGCATGAACAATTCGTTTGAAGAATGGGCCAACGCGGTGGTGCAGTTGCAATCCGATCCGGGTTCTGTTTCAGGCTTCAAGCGCACGATCTTTATCGATGTGTTCGACCTGAAAGGAAATCCGACAGACCGGCAGAGCCAGCCAATCGCAAGTTACAAGCTGAACCGCTGCTGGATCACAAAGTACACGGCGCTGCCCGAGCTGGACGCAAGCTCAGGCGGCGTTGGAATCCAAAGTGTCACCCTACGCCATGAAGGCTGGGAACGGGTGATTTAG